A section of the Falco biarmicus isolate bFalBia1 chromosome 3, bFalBia1.pri, whole genome shotgun sequence genome encodes:
- the C3H8orf88 gene encoding uncharacterized protein C8orf88 homolog isoform X1, with amino-acid sequence MLAETKTFIGKSLQPARPVRHLPSKQASAIAFNIQTELPSNTEACLQSKVDRLSEMTEVKILTQTVMPHQPNQHESEAKKERIKYSRDFLLKLSSVSLSLKKPKFLPDHPIVLEKPEKSNPFTDMCKK; translated from the exons ATGTTAGCAGAAACTAAAACGTTTATTGGTAAATCCCTTCAGCCAGCACGACCTGTGCGTCATCTGCCTTCTAAACAAG CATCAGCCATTGCTTTTAACATTCAGACTGAACTACCTAGCAACACTGAAGCATGTTTGCAGAGTAAGGTTGACAGG TTATCGGAAATGACTGAAGTGAAGATCTTAACTCAAACTGTGATGCCCCATCAACCAAACCAGCATGAATCAGAAGCAAAGAAAG AAAGGATCAAATACAGCAGAGATTTCCTTCTGAAACTTTCAAGTGTTTCTCTCTCACTGAAGAAGCCAAAGTTTCTTCCTGATCATCCAATTGTACTTGAAAAGCCA gaaaaaagcaacccTTTTACTGACATGTGCAAGAAGTGA
- the C3H8orf88 gene encoding uncharacterized protein C8orf88 homolog isoform X2: MLAETKTFIGKSLQPARPVRHLPSKQASAIAFNIQTELPSNTEACLQSKVDRLSEMTEVKILTQTVMPHQPNQHESEAKKERIKYSRDFLLKLSSVSLSLKKPKFLPDHPIVLEKPIQ; encoded by the exons ATGTTAGCAGAAACTAAAACGTTTATTGGTAAATCCCTTCAGCCAGCACGACCTGTGCGTCATCTGCCTTCTAAACAAG CATCAGCCATTGCTTTTAACATTCAGACTGAACTACCTAGCAACACTGAAGCATGTTTGCAGAGTAAGGTTGACAGG TTATCGGAAATGACTGAAGTGAAGATCTTAACTCAAACTGTGATGCCCCATCAACCAAACCAGCATGAATCAGAAGCAAAGAAAG AAAGGATCAAATACAGCAGAGATTTCCTTCTGAAACTTTCAAGTGTTTCTCTCTCACTGAAGAAGCCAAAGTTTCTTCCTGATCATCCAATTGTACTTGAAAAGCCA